The Pseudomonadota bacterium region CCTGCGCTTCCGCCCGCGTGTGCCCGCTGCGCGCGATCAGCCACCCCTCGATCGCCCGCACCACGATCCGCAGCACCGACCCCATCGCCTCGGGCTCGCGGGCGAACAGAAACCGTAACGGGAACGGCACACTCAGCACCCGCTGGCGGATCGGCACCTCGGGAAGCACCTCGTCCACCAGCAGCGCCGCCGTATCCACCATGCGACGTGCACCGCAGCTTGGGCAGAATCCCCGACGTTTACATGAGAACGCCACCAGCGTCTCCGCCCGGCAGTCCTCGCAGCGCACACGCAGGAACCCGTGCTCCAGACGACCGCACTTCAGGTACGCCTCGAACTCCCGGCACACGAAACCCGGCAGCGGGCGGTCCTCGGCCTCCATCAACGCCGCGAACTCTCGATAGTGGCGTGACACCACCTGGTAGAGCAGCGTCTGCTCCGGGCGGTGGCGCCGGTACGCAGCCCCGCCCTCGCCGCTGGCGAAGGCAGCCGCACCGCTCTGCCCACTTCCGCACCCGCTCGCCACACGCTGCCACCAGCCAACCCTGCAGATGAGCCGACGCCTCTCCCGGCGCGTCGCCGCTGACGATGCAGCGCGTTGACGCACCGGACATGACCTGCGAACGAGCACAGCGACAACCACGCGTTGGTCTTCTCGCCGACGGACCCGGACTGGATGCTCGCGGGCTGCGACGGCGGCCTCTACGAGACCTTCGACCGCGCGGACACCTGGAAGTACGTGGCGAACCTGCCCGTCACCCAGTTCTACAAGGTGGCCGTGGACTACGACGTGCCTTTCTACAATGTGATCGGCGGCGTGCTTTGCGGGCACTGACCCTCGGTGCAACAGTTGGCTTTACTGCGCTTCTGGCGAGTAAAGGGGGCGCTACACTCCTTTTCCTTCAGGTTGACGGTGCTCCTGTTGTTCTGAATACGTACGGGAGTGCCTTGG contains the following coding sequences:
- a CDS encoding transposase zinc-binding domain-containing protein; protein product: MLYQVVSRHYREFAALMEAEDRPLPGFVCREFEAYLKCGRLEHGFLRVRCEDCRAETLVAFSCKRRGFCPSCGARRMVDTAALLVDEVLPEVPIRQRVLSVPFPLRFLFAREPEAMGSVLRIVVRAIEGWLIARSGHTRAEAQ